A window of the Lolium perenne isolate Kyuss_39 chromosome 7, Kyuss_2.0, whole genome shotgun sequence genome harbors these coding sequences:
- the LOC127311199 gene encoding uncharacterized protein, which produces MAITSSPMLSLLLLALLCHSSPSAAQNHSAVINISAVEAAVRDRAFELLRRTNQLVAVAPLPDHVSAGAQVEASALRVRSNSLWADGVNETGATAGFTVPPRVVPAPFARRVDVVFLRFLLPDGAALFAAPQGYALAAPVVALLAYDVSSGPNGSEVALRALGAPVRVEFGNLSLSSSVNATEAPRCVTFAAASGKAVATHAMASPTECAVTGTGHYGVAVRLEVPSHPTPTPAAVRQRWWAWTVVAGAGGVVALSFLAVTVAGAVRWSRRRRREEMELRALAGEELGRMAVRGSKMPSAKMVRTRPEMEEGSPLPWRR; this is translated from the coding sequence ATGGCGATCACGTCATCGCCCATGCTGTCGCTGCTCCTTCTCGCGTTGCTGTGCCATTCCTCTCCGTCCGCGGCGCAGAATCACAGCGCCGTTATCAACATCTCGGCCGTCGAGGCGGCCGTCCGCGACCGCGCGTTCGAGCTGCTCCGCCGCACCAACCAGCTCGTCGCCGTCGCGCCCCTCCCGGACCACGTCTCCGCTGGCGCCCAGGTCGAGGCCTCGGCGCTCCGCGTCCGGAGCAACTCCCTCTGGGCCGACGGCGTCAACGAAACCGGCGCCACCGCGGGGTTCACCGTCCCGCCGCGCGTCGTGCCGGCCCCGTTCGCCCgccgcgtcgacgtcgtcttcttgcGCTTCCTGCTCCCCGACGGCGCCGCGCTCTTCGCCGCGCCGCAAGGGTACGCGCTGGCGGCCCCCGTGGTCGCGCTGCTCGCGTACGACGTGTCGTCCGGGCCCAACGGCAGCGAGGTCGCGCTCCGGGCGCTCGGCGCGCCGGTGCGCGTGGAGTTCGGCAACCTCTCGCTCTCGTCGTCGGTCAACGCCACGGAGGCGCCGAGGTGCGTCACCTTCGCGGCGGCCAGCGGGAAGGCCGTGGCCACGCACGCCATGGCGTCGCCCACCGAGTGCGCGGTGACAGGCACGGGGCACTACGGCGTTGCTGTGCGGCTGGAGGTGCCCTCGCATCCGACGCCGACGCCTGCGGCCGTGAGGCAGCGGTGGTGGGCATGGACGGTGGTGGCTGGCGCCGGCGGGGTTGTGGCCTTAAGCTTCCTGGCGGTCACCGTGGCCGGCGCGGTGCGGTGGAGCAGGAGGCGCAGGAGGGAGGAGATGGAGCTGCGGGCACTGGCGGGCGAGGAGCTGGGGAGGATGGCAGTGCGAGGGAGCAAGATGCCGTCGGCGAAGATGGTGCGGACACGGCCTGAGATGGAGGAAGGCAGCCCGCTGCCCTGGCGGCGCTAG